The Bremerella cremea genome window below encodes:
- the gcvPA gene encoding aminomethyl-transferring glycine dehydrogenase subunit GcvPA, giving the protein MAYLYNTPDDQHAMLKAIGVDSIEALFSTIPEDLRLKRDLDLPPQMGELELTQHLSALAGKNASPATHACFLGGGSYDHFVPAAVDALASRGEFYTSYTPYQPEVSQGNLQAMFEYQTLICDLTGMDLSNASLYDGGSALAEAVIMALNTGKRGEKVVVLGTVHPEYRQILQTYFTHLGIEIIEIPCVDGIADLAKVEETVNAETNCVVVQSPNFFGGIEDVAAIAEIVHKNDAVLIQSFDPISLGLLKRPGDLGADIAVAEGHSLGSAMQYGGPYLGIMACNDKFVRRLPGRIVGQTEDRRGKRCWVLTLQTREQHIRREKATSNICTNQGLFALRASIYLALLGPGGLKQCATLCTQKAHYAQTKLSEVERLEPVFAGSPFFKEFVLRDTQGNVEGLLAEAREAGFLGGVPLGQFFPEMNDCFLVCVTEKRTKQEIDALARTFSLIHSGSSTIHA; this is encoded by the coding sequence ATGGCCTATCTCTATAACACGCCGGACGATCAGCATGCGATGCTGAAAGCGATTGGCGTCGATTCGATTGAAGCGTTGTTCAGCACGATCCCCGAAGACTTGCGTCTGAAACGTGATCTGGACTTGCCGCCGCAAATGGGTGAATTAGAACTGACGCAGCACTTGTCGGCCTTGGCTGGCAAGAACGCTTCGCCGGCGACGCATGCCTGTTTCCTCGGTGGTGGCAGTTACGATCACTTCGTGCCGGCGGCCGTCGATGCGTTGGCTTCGCGTGGCGAGTTCTACACCTCGTATACGCCGTACCAGCCGGAAGTTTCGCAGGGTAACTTGCAGGCCATGTTCGAGTACCAGACGCTCATCTGCGATCTGACTGGCATGGACCTTTCCAACGCTAGTCTGTACGACGGCGGCAGTGCCTTGGCCGAAGCGGTCATCATGGCATTGAACACCGGCAAGCGGGGCGAGAAGGTGGTAGTGCTGGGGACGGTTCACCCAGAGTATCGCCAGATTCTGCAGACCTACTTCACGCATCTGGGTATTGAGATTATCGAAATCCCTTGCGTCGACGGCATTGCCGATCTGGCCAAGGTGGAAGAGACCGTCAACGCCGAAACGAACTGCGTGGTGGTTCAGTCGCCGAACTTCTTTGGTGGAATCGAAGACGTTGCTGCGATTGCTGAGATAGTCCACAAGAACGACGCCGTCCTGATTCAAAGCTTCGATCCGATCAGCCTTGGTTTACTGAAGCGGCCGGGCGATTTGGGAGCGGACATTGCCGTGGCCGAAGGGCACTCGCTTGGTTCGGCGATGCAGTACGGTGGCCCTTACCTGGGGATCATGGCCTGTAACGACAAATTTGTGCGTCGTCTCCCGGGGCGTATCGTCGGCCAGACTGAAGACCGTCGCGGCAAACGATGCTGGGTGCTAACGCTCCAGACGCGCGAACAACACATTCGTCGCGAGAAGGCGACCAGTAACATTTGTACGAATCAAGGGTTGTTCGCTCTGCGGGCTTCGATCTACTTGGCGTTGCTGGGGCCTGGCGGCTTGAAGCAGTGTGCCACGCTCTGCACGCAGAAGGCCCACTATGCTCAAACGAAGTTAAGTGAAGTGGAACGTTTGGAACCAGTTTTCGCTGGTAGCCCGTTCTTCAAAGAGTTCGTCTTGCGAGACACCCAAGGCAACGTCGAGGGACTGTTGGCTGAAGCTCGCGAAGCAGGGTTCCTCGGTGGCGTACCGCTGGGCCAGTTCTTCCCCGAGATGAACGATTGCTTCCTGGTGTGCGTGACCGAGAAACGCACTAAGCAGGAAATCGACGCCCTGGCCCGCACTTTCTCCCTTATTCATTCCGGGAGCTCCACGATCCATGCGTAA
- a CDS encoding DUF1559 domain-containing protein, producing MHSSEMRHRARFGFTLVELLVVIAIIGVLIALLLPAVQQAREAARRGQCLNNLKQLALAMHNFHDTNKGFPKNTYGPNAGVSWSGWHLLSASYKVLPFIEQENLYNQFDLGGTWSYNQNGPMQVKVEAFLCPSAPIAPSSSTISWGGPGSNYAWCSGSSPYTAHSCTRANCNGMITTKDVTRMADATDGLSNSIFCSEILSGDGIANTPRYPFDVFYTGSDSAFDAIVNKNFPTQAEIDAIGQSVESSPSGERSNNGALWAWYSHGQSIFNASTPPNWKHPSVGGNCCPGGAHDWGRGFIGARSMHPGGVNTGMGDGSVRFVPETVNLMVWQQMANSRDGKPYEMP from the coding sequence ATGCATTCTTCTGAAATGCGCCATCGTGCGCGGTTCGGCTTCACGCTTGTTGAACTATTAGTGGTGATCGCCATTATTGGTGTACTTATTGCGCTTCTTCTTCCCGCAGTGCAGCAAGCAAGAGAAGCAGCTCGCCGAGGCCAATGTCTCAATAACTTGAAACAACTGGCACTTGCGATGCACAATTTTCATGACACGAATAAGGGATTTCCCAAGAATACCTACGGTCCCAATGCTGGGGTCTCGTGGTCGGGATGGCATTTGTTAAGTGCAAGCTACAAGGTGCTTCCCTTCATTGAACAGGAAAATCTTTATAACCAGTTCGACTTGGGCGGCACTTGGAGCTACAACCAGAATGGCCCTATGCAGGTAAAGGTGGAAGCGTTCCTTTGTCCATCCGCGCCTATTGCTCCAAGTTCTTCCACTATTAGTTGGGGCGGTCCTGGTTCGAATTATGCATGGTGCTCGGGTAGTTCGCCGTACACGGCACATTCGTGTACCCGAGCAAACTGCAACGGGATGATTACCACAAAAGACGTGACGCGCATGGCCGATGCAACCGATGGTTTGTCCAACAGCATCTTTTGCTCAGAGATTTTATCTGGCGACGGAATTGCTAATACGCCACGCTATCCTTTCGATGTGTTTTACACTGGTAGTGATTCTGCATTTGATGCCATCGTGAATAAGAATTTCCCCACCCAGGCCGAAATCGACGCGATCGGTCAGTCGGTCGAATCGAGTCCATCAGGTGAACGCAGCAATAATGGTGCCTTGTGGGCTTGGTATTCCCACGGCCAGTCGATTTTTAATGCTTCGACTCCTCCGAACTGGAAGCATCCTTCCGTGGGAGGGAACTGTTGCCCTGGTGGTGCTCATGACTGGGGGCGGGGATTCATTGGAGCACGCAGTATGCACCCTGGTGGCGTTAATACTGGCATGGGGGACGGGTCAGTACGTTTCGTTCCTGAAACGGTCAACTTGATGGTTTGGCAGCAAATGGCAAATAGCCGTGATGGCAAGCCGTACGAGATGCCGTAA
- the gcvPB gene encoding aminomethyl-transferring glycine dehydrogenase subunit GcvPB: MRNQQATQLLSELSHPGRTAVTWPACDVPEQPIEDLIPGSYLSDKALQLPELTEGEVVRHYTNLSTKNMSVDTHYYPLGSCTMKYNPKRNERLASLPGIVDLHPYQDEATIQGMLQLLFELQGIFSEISGLPACSLQPAAGAHGELTALMVAAKYFKSIGEDRKVVLAPDSSHGTNPASAQMAGFKAVSIKSDPAGGVDMDDFRAKLTDDIAVLMITNPSTLGLFEKNMREIADAVHAKGGLVYLDGANMNAILGIARPGDFGADMMHYNPHKTFSGPHGGGGPGAGPICVADKLEPFLPSPVVVKDGENYKLNFDRPESIGRVRSFFGNVGVLVRAYCYILSHGPVGLREISENAVLNANYLLSQVKHFLPVPRGERCMHEFVASAGKLKQERGITAMDIGKRLLDYGFHAPTVYFPLTVPEAIMIEPTETESKETLDAFVQTLFRITEEDAELLHEAPHSTPISRPNEVQAARSPCLRANFCSS; this comes from the coding sequence ATGCGTAACCAACAAGCAACTCAATTGCTCTCCGAACTGTCGCACCCAGGCCGTACTGCGGTTACCTGGCCAGCGTGTGATGTGCCGGAACAGCCGATCGAAGACTTGATTCCTGGTAGCTACCTTTCGGACAAGGCTTTGCAATTGCCTGAATTGACCGAAGGGGAAGTGGTTCGGCACTACACGAACCTGTCGACCAAGAACATGTCGGTCGATACCCATTATTACCCGCTCGGGTCGTGTACCATGAAGTACAACCCGAAGCGGAACGAACGTTTGGCTTCGTTGCCAGGCATTGTCGACTTGCATCCTTACCAGGACGAAGCGACCATCCAAGGCATGCTGCAACTACTGTTTGAATTGCAGGGGATCTTCTCCGAGATTTCTGGCTTGCCGGCTTGTTCGCTGCAGCCTGCCGCAGGTGCCCATGGCGAACTAACCGCGTTGATGGTCGCTGCCAAGTACTTCAAGAGCATTGGCGAAGATCGTAAGGTGGTGCTGGCCCCGGACAGTTCTCACGGGACCAATCCGGCCAGTGCCCAGATGGCTGGTTTCAAAGCGGTTAGCATCAAAAGCGATCCGGCTGGCGGTGTCGACATGGACGACTTCCGCGCCAAGCTGACCGACGACATCGCTGTGCTAATGATCACCAACCCCAGCACGCTCGGCTTGTTCGAGAAGAACATGCGTGAAATCGCCGACGCGGTTCACGCCAAGGGTGGTCTTGTTTACTTGGATGGCGCCAACATGAACGCCATTCTCGGCATCGCTCGCCCAGGCGATTTCGGGGCCGACATGATGCACTACAACCCGCACAAGACCTTCAGTGGTCCTCATGGCGGCGGTGGTCCTGGTGCTGGTCCAATCTGTGTCGCCGACAAGCTCGAGCCGTTTCTGCCGTCGCCGGTTGTGGTGAAAGATGGCGAGAACTACAAGCTTAATTTCGATCGTCCCGAGTCGATCGGACGTGTGCGTAGCTTTTTTGGCAATGTTGGCGTGCTCGTGCGTGCTTACTGCTACATTCTTTCGCACGGCCCGGTCGGTTTGCGAGAGATTTCCGAGAATGCGGTTCTGAATGCTAATTATCTGCTCAGCCAGGTAAAGCACTTCCTTCCCGTTCCGCGTGGCGAACGCTGTATGCACGAGTTCGTGGCTTCCGCTGGTAAGCTGAAGCAAGAGCGTGGCATCACGGCCATGGATATCGGTAAACGACTGCTCGACTATGGGTTTCATGCTCCGACGGTTTACTTCCCCTTAACCGTGCCGGAAGCAATCATGATCGAACCGACTGAGACCGAAAGCAAGGAAACGCTCGACGCGTTTGTGCAAACCTTGTTTCGGATCACCGAAGAGGATGCCGAGTTGTTGCACGAGGCACCTCACTCGACACCGATCAGTCGGCCCAACGAAGTCCAGGCAGCACGTAGCCCTTGTCTGCGAGCTAATTTCTGCAGTTCCTAA
- a CDS encoding tetratricopeptide repeat protein produces the protein MHRQATFRQHLIYLFLLLPMLLLGTGCQMAASGYNVAGVRSVEEGQPQVAITQFQKARNHDPTNPDAYYNLAATYHQMAKQTNDRTLMHQAEQLYNQCLDLDPNHTECYRGLAVLLIDTQRNDSAFTLMERWEQRSPQLADPKIELARLYQEYGDKENAKNQLNQALAVDANNARAWAALGSLREQSGELGQALANYQRSYQLNSLDAGVGTRIATLQRQGIQSEVPMAPNSGTQMAQGANNRQRY, from the coding sequence GTGCATCGACAAGCCACTTTTCGCCAACATCTGATTTACCTGTTTCTGTTGCTGCCAATGCTGCTATTGGGCACTGGCTGCCAGATGGCGGCTTCGGGCTACAATGTTGCCGGTGTTCGCTCTGTAGAAGAAGGCCAACCTCAAGTAGCCATCACGCAGTTTCAAAAGGCACGTAACCACGATCCGACTAATCCCGACGCTTACTACAATTTGGCTGCGACCTACCATCAGATGGCCAAGCAGACCAACGACCGAACCCTGATGCACCAGGCCGAGCAGCTCTATAACCAATGCTTGGATCTCGATCCCAATCATACGGAATGTTATCGAGGATTGGCCGTTCTGTTGATCGATACCCAACGAAACGATAGTGCGTTCACGCTGATGGAACGTTGGGAACAGCGTTCGCCTCAGCTGGCCGATCCTAAGATCGAACTGGCCCGGCTTTACCAGGAATATGGCGATAAAGAGAACGCCAAGAACCAATTGAATCAAGCGTTGGCGGTCGATGCCAACAATGCTCGGGCTTGGGCGGCGCTGGGAAGCTTGCGTGAGCAATCGGGCGAACTAGGTCAAGCTTTGGCTAACTATCAGCGTTCGTATCAGCTAAATAGCTTAGATGCTGGTGTCGGGACGCGGATTGCCACCTTGCAGCGTCAAGGCATTCAGAGCGAAGTGCCAATGGCACCCAACAGCGGTACCCAAATGGCTCAAGGGGCGAATAATCGCCAGCGATATTAA
- the gcvH gene encoding glycine cleavage system protein GcvH has protein sequence MSTDNLLFAKTHEWVKVEESDGAKIATVGISAHAIEALNDLVYLELPEVGKEVTAGESFGEIESVKAVSDIYAPVTGEVIEANTALPDNLDSLHEDAYINGWIAKIKISDDTALADLMDKAGYEKMCAEEG, from the coding sequence ATGTCCACGGACAATTTGCTTTTCGCCAAGACGCACGAATGGGTCAAAGTGGAAGAGTCGGACGGCGCCAAGATTGCCACGGTTGGTATCAGTGCTCACGCGATCGAAGCTCTGAACGACTTGGTTTATTTGGAATTGCCCGAAGTTGGCAAAGAAGTCACCGCTGGCGAATCTTTTGGTGAAATCGAATCTGTAAAAGCGGTTAGCGATATCTATGCTCCGGTTACAGGCGAAGTGATCGAAGCGAACACGGCTTTGCCAGATAACCTCGATTCGTTGCACGAAGATGCCTACATCAACGGTTGGATCGCCAAGATCAAGATCAGCGACGATACTGCCCTGGCCGACCTGATGGACAAAGCTGGTTACGAAAAGATGTGTGCGGAAGAAGGCTAA
- a CDS encoding helix-turn-helix domain-containing protein yields the protein MNAARVSERSQASHLASQLLGNHQKLEWLFYENIIDTPGEIARGYIFDSDYRKALNEIVKLAEELNAIIVYQDLDRAIRSNRYPDDNYAMPTAAEFEEWIKLFRGVPVTTILPFDTPRMGKGGIRGMESARGMRANGNKPGPKPKAPPKPGYMNDRRKTKIGQALEMREHGLTLRQVSDALGIPRSTISDWENRPDNK from the coding sequence TTGAACGCTGCTCGCGTTTCGGAGCGTTCGCAGGCCAGTCATCTGGCAAGTCAACTGCTAGGGAATCACCAGAAACTGGAATGGCTCTTTTACGAGAACATTATCGACACGCCTGGGGAAATCGCACGCGGCTATATTTTCGACTCAGATTATCGAAAGGCCCTGAACGAAATCGTCAAACTTGCGGAAGAACTGAACGCTATCATTGTCTATCAAGATCTTGACCGAGCAATTAGAAGCAACCGATACCCTGACGACAACTACGCTATGCCGACGGCAGCGGAGTTTGAAGAGTGGATAAAGCTATTCCGAGGAGTGCCAGTTACAACGATACTGCCATTCGACACGCCGAGAATGGGAAAAGGTGGAATCCGAGGAATGGAGTCGGCAAGAGGAATGCGAGCAAATGGCAACAAACCTGGTCCCAAGCCGAAAGCGCCTCCGAAACCTGGATACATGAATGATCGGCGTAAAACAAAGATCGGTCAGGCACTTGAAATGCGAGAACACGGACTAACCCTTCGCCAAGTTTCAGACGCACTTGGCATCCCACGTTCAACAATTTCCGACTGGGAGAATCGACCTGATAACAAGTAA
- a CDS encoding lipoate--protein ligase family protein — protein sequence MNEMRLIVDPPALGSWNMAVDEAILRNAAETGMPTLRFYQWSEPTLSLGYFQKYEDRWQHEASRDCACVRRASGGGAIMHDRELTYSFVAPVHDSRAEQFTRWFNIFHETLIAVLSDWGINAHLSGNPEPGSPSDPFLCFQRRHEVDVIVDRYKVCGSAQRRHQVAILQHGSVLLQQSVAAPELPGLCDLTKKTISPDELTHAWCSAIKKKFQRSYAEKPLTKEEYRSAQTIDQEKFANKAWTHKR from the coding sequence ATGAATGAGATGCGTTTAATTGTCGATCCACCAGCTTTGGGAAGTTGGAACATGGCGGTCGACGAGGCGATTCTGAGAAATGCCGCAGAAACTGGCATGCCGACCCTCCGATTTTATCAGTGGAGCGAGCCCACGCTCTCGCTCGGGTATTTTCAGAAGTACGAAGATCGCTGGCAGCACGAAGCCAGTCGGGATTGTGCCTGTGTTCGCCGCGCTTCTGGGGGCGGAGCCATCATGCACGATCGAGAATTGACTTACAGCTTCGTGGCACCCGTTCATGATTCTCGGGCCGAGCAGTTCACACGGTGGTTTAACATCTTTCACGAGACGTTGATTGCAGTGCTGTCAGATTGGGGAATAAACGCCCACTTGAGCGGTAATCCGGAGCCAGGCTCACCAAGCGACCCTTTTCTTTGCTTTCAGCGACGGCACGAAGTTGATGTGATTGTGGATCGGTATAAGGTCTGCGGTAGCGCGCAAAGGAGGCACCAAGTGGCTATTTTGCAGCACGGAAGTGTGCTTTTGCAGCAATCGGTGGCTGCCCCTGAACTACCTGGGCTATGCGATTTGACGAAGAAAACCATTTCGCCCGACGAATTGACGCATGCCTGGTGCTCGGCCATTAAAAAGAAATTTCAGCGAAGTTATGCCGAGAAACCCCTCACTAAGGAGGAGTATCGATCCGCTCAGACTATCGATCAAGAGAAATTTGCCAATAAAGCCTGGACGCATAAGCGTTAA
- the serC gene encoding 3-phosphoserine/phosphohydroxythreonine transaminase — protein MPERVFNFSAGPAVMPLPVLEEAQRDLLALPGVGSSVMELSHRGKPYMAIHADAKTRLVSLLNIPDTHDVLFLQGGSRLQFSMIPINLLKGTDKTADYILTGSWGKKALEEAVKEGKTNVAWDGKPTNYNCLPKQADLKLTPDAAYVHMTSNETIQGVQFQAEPEVGNVPLVSDLSSDFMSRPVDVSKYGLIYACAQKNAGPAGVTVVIIRKDLMEQASSDLPGYLVYRNHAENDSMWNTPPTFGIYLLGLVCKWLQEDMGGLEKIQKQNEAKAKLLYDAIDQSNGFYIGHALPEDRSMMNVTFKLGDEESEKRFLAEANEVGLTQLGGHRSVGGVRASIYNAMPVEGVEKLRDFMLKFKK, from the coding sequence ATGCCAGAACGCGTTTTCAATTTCTCCGCTGGTCCTGCCGTCATGCCCCTGCCTGTGCTTGAAGAAGCCCAGCGCGATTTGCTCGCCCTGCCAGGCGTCGGTAGTTCGGTGATGGAACTGAGTCACCGCGGTAAGCCGTACATGGCGATTCATGCCGATGCCAAGACGCGTCTTGTTTCGCTGTTGAACATTCCCGATACGCATGACGTCCTATTCCTGCAAGGTGGTTCGCGTCTGCAGTTTTCGATGATCCCTATCAATTTGTTGAAAGGGACCGACAAGACGGCTGATTACATCTTGACCGGTAGCTGGGGAAAGAAGGCCCTGGAAGAAGCGGTTAAAGAAGGCAAAACCAATGTGGCCTGGGATGGCAAGCCAACCAACTACAACTGCTTGCCCAAGCAGGCCGATCTGAAGCTGACTCCGGATGCCGCCTACGTTCACATGACCTCGAACGAAACGATCCAAGGGGTGCAGTTCCAGGCCGAACCGGAAGTCGGCAACGTACCACTGGTCTCGGATCTTTCGTCCGATTTCATGAGCCGCCCGGTCGACGTTTCCAAGTACGGTTTGATCTACGCTTGTGCCCAAAAGAACGCCGGTCCTGCTGGCGTGACTGTGGTGATCATTCGGAAGGACTTGATGGAACAGGCCAGCAGCGATCTGCCAGGCTATTTGGTCTATCGTAACCACGCCGAAAACGACTCGATGTGGAACACCCCGCCGACCTTTGGCATTTACTTGCTGGGCTTGGTCTGCAAGTGGCTACAGGAAGACATGGGCGGCCTCGAAAAGATCCAAAAGCAAAACGAAGCCAAAGCCAAGCTCTTGTACGATGCGATCGATCAGTCGAATGGTTTCTACATCGGTCATGCCTTGCCGGAAGATCGTTCGATGATGAACGTCACTTTCAAGCTGGGGGACGAAGAGTCTGAAAAGCGATTCCTGGCCGAAGCAAACGAAGTGGGCCTGACCCAATTGGGCGGGCATCGCAGCGTCGGTGGTGTTCGTGCTTCGATTTACAACGCGATGCCGGTCGAAGGCGTCGAGAAACTTCGTGACTTCATGCTGAAGTTCAAGAAGTAA
- a CDS encoding RNA polymerase sigma factor, whose amino-acid sequence MQSGFDQSRSVPLTNFSLLVDQCMEGDQSAVSEFVQRFRNQVYLLCYRMLGEHHEAEDMAQETFLRVLRNLDRWDRSRPIEPWIMTIAGNRCRTHLAQRNRRPIAAETQDHIEDHRGADQRGELLAEEVQLALAHVREEYRQAFLLFHEQQLSYGEIAEQLNCPLGTVKTWVHRARRELVQRLIHRGVAQEYRASLSTNRSN is encoded by the coding sequence ATGCAGAGTGGATTTGATCAGTCCAGGAGCGTCCCATTGACAAATTTCAGCCTGCTAGTCGACCAATGTATGGAGGGCGACCAGAGCGCAGTCTCTGAATTTGTTCAGCGATTTCGAAATCAGGTTTACCTGCTGTGCTACCGTATGCTTGGCGAGCATCACGAAGCCGAGGACATGGCCCAAGAGACGTTTCTGCGGGTGCTGAGAAATCTTGATCGCTGGGATCGGAGCAGACCGATCGAACCCTGGATCATGACAATCGCCGGGAATCGTTGCCGAACGCATCTGGCTCAGCGGAACCGCCGCCCGATCGCCGCCGAAACCCAGGATCATATTGAAGATCACCGCGGTGCCGACCAGCGTGGAGAACTGCTCGCCGAAGAAGTGCAATTGGCCTTGGCGCACGTCCGTGAAGAGTATCGCCAGGCATTCCTCTTGTTTCATGAACAGCAACTAAGCTATGGAGAAATTGCCGAACAATTGAATTGTCCGCTGGGAACCGTCAAGACTTGGGTTCACCGTGCCCGAAGAGAACTGGTACAGCGGCTTATTCATCGCGGCGTAGCACAGGAATACCGTGCGTCCCTCTCTACGAATAGAAGTAACTAG
- a CDS encoding DUF1569 domain-containing protein: MTESKLPLRELHFTDLPSAVREAEGLLAGGYTQMGNWTLGQICFHLRVVQDCSIDGYPWYFVLFAPLRPIVRRTLLPRVLKGDSPRGIPTTSIYVPGNDLDDSVEVAAFAESTERLLGHTGSYHPHPGFGRLDRELCEKIYAGHAAHHLRFLRPVG; the protein is encoded by the coding sequence TTGACGGAATCTAAACTGCCGCTTCGAGAGCTTCATTTCACCGATCTGCCCTCTGCCGTCCGCGAGGCTGAGGGGTTGTTGGCAGGTGGCTACACGCAGATGGGCAATTGGACTTTGGGGCAGATCTGTTTTCACTTGCGGGTGGTGCAAGATTGTTCGATCGATGGGTATCCGTGGTACTTCGTGTTGTTTGCGCCTTTGCGGCCTATCGTGCGGCGGACGTTGTTGCCTCGGGTGCTGAAAGGGGATTCGCCACGCGGGATTCCGACGACATCGATCTATGTGCCAGGAAACGACTTGGACGATTCCGTCGAGGTCGCTGCGTTTGCGGAAAGTACCGAGCGGCTGCTCGGCCATACCGGTTCTTATCACCCTCATCCTGGATTTGGGCGGCTCGATCGTGAGTTGTGCGAGAAGATCTACGCCGGGCATGCCGCGCATCATCTGCGGTTTCTGCGCCCGGTGGGGTAA
- the gcvT gene encoding glycine cleavage system aminomethyltransferase GcvT has product MTTDTLKKTPLYNWHAANGGRMVDFTGWSMPVQYTSIIDEHNATRNSVGLFDVSHMARFRFDGAEALPFIDGLVTRKVADLKPGRIRYGLVCKEDGGILDDVLTYHLQDVAGQSYTWMVVNAGNREKIAAWINDRLPEGVTFTDHTEQTAMIAVQGPRAMALAQEIVEGDLNELKYYQGREATILSHPGLVSRTGYTGEDGVELTVPAEVAFATWEALHVAAAEVGGHAVGLGARDTLRLEAAMPLYGHELSEEITPLQAGLGFAMSWDHEFIGKSALEAIDQDSLPVRVGLVMQDRRVPREHYPLFSGDQQVGEVTSGSQSPTLGAPIAMGYVAPQFAADGTLLDVDVRGKRHAAKVVPLPFYKRK; this is encoded by the coding sequence ATGACGACCGACACACTGAAAAAGACTCCACTCTACAACTGGCATGCCGCGAACGGGGGGCGAATGGTCGACTTTACCGGCTGGTCGATGCCGGTTCAGTACACTTCGATCATTGACGAGCATAATGCGACCCGCAATTCGGTCGGCTTGTTCGATGTCTCGCATATGGCCCGCTTTCGCTTCGATGGGGCAGAGGCTTTGCCCTTTATCGATGGCTTGGTAACCCGGAAAGTGGCCGATCTGAAGCCAGGCCGCATCCGTTACGGCTTGGTCTGTAAAGAAGATGGCGGGATCTTAGACGACGTCCTCACCTATCATCTGCAGGACGTTGCTGGCCAATCTTATACCTGGATGGTGGTTAACGCCGGCAATCGCGAGAAGATCGCCGCTTGGATTAACGATCGTTTGCCGGAAGGTGTCACTTTTACCGACCATACCGAACAGACGGCCATGATTGCCGTGCAAGGGCCGCGGGCGATGGCCTTGGCTCAGGAAATTGTCGAAGGCGATCTTAACGAGCTGAAATATTATCAAGGGCGGGAAGCGACCATTCTCAGCCATCCTGGTTTGGTCAGCCGCACCGGGTATACCGGCGAAGATGGGGTCGAGCTAACTGTGCCAGCCGAAGTGGCGTTTGCCACGTGGGAAGCTTTGCACGTAGCGGCGGCAGAAGTAGGCGGCCATGCGGTCGGCTTGGGAGCCCGCGATACGCTGCGTCTGGAAGCCGCGATGCCCCTGTATGGACACGAGCTTTCTGAAGAAATCACCCCGCTGCAAGCCGGGCTAGGCTTTGCAATGTCGTGGGATCACGAGTTCATTGGCAAGTCTGCCTTGGAAGCGATCGATCAAGACTCGCTGCCGGTTCGGGTGGGCTTGGTGATGCAAGATCGGCGTGTGCCGCGTGAGCATTACCCGCTTTTCTCAGGTGACCAGCAAGTAGGCGAGGTGACCAGCGGTTCGCAGTCGCCCACACTTGGTGCTCCGATTGCCATGGGGTATGTGGCTCCTCAGTTTGCCGCCGACGGCACGCTGCTGGATGTCGACGTTCGCGGCAAGCGGCATGCGGCCAAGGTCGTCCCGCTTCCGTTCTACAAACGTAAGTAA
- a CDS encoding FHA domain-containing protein: MQVMLRVIQGPSAGKEFKLPVDNFVIGRGDGCHLKPKSDMVSRRHCALAVRDSKLFLEDFGSKNGTYVNNERVEGTVELKMGDELRVGPLDFLILIDHTLGAAKRSKVSSVSEAASRVAQSGGIGNDVASWLEEADEEERIQRLDNPETRQFRVDETSTTVSLDDLREMEEAEAAAEEGKDEKSKSGLLGMFGSKKKKAFGKLPKMESAGAKDSQAAANDAIKRLMDNRR; this comes from the coding sequence ATGCAAGTTATGCTTCGTGTTATCCAAGGACCAAGTGCCGGCAAGGAGTTTAAGCTCCCCGTCGACAACTTTGTCATTGGACGAGGTGACGGATGTCACCTAAAACCCAAAAGCGACATGGTAAGTCGCAGGCATTGTGCCCTCGCGGTTCGTGATTCCAAACTGTTTCTGGAGGACTTCGGAAGCAAGAATGGAACGTACGTCAACAACGAACGCGTTGAAGGTACCGTGGAATTGAAAATGGGGGATGAGCTTCGTGTTGGTCCGCTCGATTTTCTAATTCTGATTGATCACACCTTGGGCGCCGCCAAACGCTCTAAAGTTAGCAGTGTTTCGGAAGCTGCCAGCCGTGTGGCCCAATCTGGCGGCATTGGTAACGATGTGGCTAGTTGGTTGGAAGAAGCGGACGAAGAAGAGCGGATTCAGCGTCTGGATAACCCAGAAACACGCCAATTCCGCGTTGACGAAACTTCGACAACCGTTTCGCTAGACGATCTTCGCGAGATGGAAGAAGCGGAAGCCGCAGCCGAAGAAGGCAAAGACGAGAAGTCGAAGTCTGGCTTGCTCGGTATGTTCGGCTCGAAAAAGAAGAAAGCCTTTGGCAAGCTGCCGAAAATGGAATCGGCTGGTGCCAAAGACAGCCAAGCGGCTGCCAACGACGCAATTAAGCGTTTGATGGATAATCGTCGCTAG